DNA from Arthrobacter sp. PvP023:
TGATCGGAGCGGCGCTGGCCTCTGGCACGCTCTGGGCCGTGGCCCATTTCTTCCTTGGCGAGTACATGTCAAAGCAGTATCCCGACACGGCATTCATCTCTCCGGCGCAGACTCTCATCCTCGCGCCGGCGCTGATCGGGCTGGGCGCAACTTTGGCTGGAATTTCGTCTCTCTTGACCTTACGTAGATATTTGCGGGTCTAGGCTGTGCATACCAACGAAGGAATGACCATGACAGAACTGGACCGCAAGGCCCGCCGGCTCCGGACCGCGGGGAAGGGCAGCCGCATTGTCAGCGCCGCCCTGGCACTGATCCTTGCCGCGAGCCTGGGCGCCTCCACCCCTGTGGCCTTCGCGGACGAGCTGGAAGACAAACAGGCTGCACTTGAAGCCGAGGCGGCCCGCGTGCAGCAGTCCCTTGAGTTTGTGGACGCCAAGATCGCCAAGGCCGCCGGGGACCTGGTGATCTACCAGGGACAGCTTCCTGCCGCGCAGCAGGCATTGCTCGAGGCGCAGGGCCGGGTTGCGAGTGCTGTCAAGGAAGTCGAAGCGCTCGCGGCGCGTGTGGATCTGGCGCAGCAGAACAAGGCCAAGATCACGCAGCAGCTTGAATCCGATAAACAGAAGATCGCTGACACCAAGAAGCTCATCGGCCAGATTGCCACACAGGCCTACAAGTCCGGCGGCGTCCCCTCGAACCTCACGCTCTTCTTTGGATCCAAAAGCGGCGGCAGCCTGACGGACACCATGGACCTCGCAGACCAGGCCATGCGAAGCCAGAACTCCGCAATGGACAAGCTCTCCCAGCAGAATGCAACCAACGTCAATTCGCAGGCGCGCCTTCAGGCGGTTGAGGCGGAGATCAAGGACCTCAAAGCCAAGGCAGATGCCGCGCTGGCCAAGGAGAAGGCGGCCCGGGACGAAGCCGCCGCCAAGAAGGAACAGGTGGACAAGCTGATCGCTGACACCACCCGGATCAACAACGAGCTCCAGGCTGCCAAGCCGGGCATCCAGAACCAGCTCTCCAAGGTCCAGGCCGCCCAGGACGCCGTTGCCGCGGAGATCGTCGAACGTGACCGTAAACTGCGCGAAGCGTGGGAAGCTGAACAGCGCCGCATCGCTGAAGCGGCCGCCGCCGCGGCAAGGGCCGCCGGTCAGGCTGCCCAGCCCTACGTCCCCCAGGTCGGGCCGCCGTCGGCCTTCGGGCTGCGGCACCCGTTTTCGGCCGACGTCCCGATCACTTCAGGGTTCGGGTGGCGCGCGACCCCGCCCGGTACCGTCGACTTCTACGGCTCCGGCGGATACATGCACACGGGTATCGACTTCGGTGCCAGTTGCGGGACCCCCGTCTACGCCCCGGCGGCCGGAACTATCGTTTCAGCCGGATGGAGCAATGACGGCGGCGGCAATAACGTCAAGATTTCGCATGGCGTGGTCCAGGGCAACTCGTTGACCACCATCTACTACCACAACAGCAGCGTCGTGGTCTCTCTGGGCCAGCAGGTCAGCCAGGGACAGCTCATTGCGTACTCGGGAACAACCGGTAACTCCACCGGCTGCCACTCGCACTTCGAGACCTGGCTCAACGGGCAGGCCGTCGACCCCATGATCCTGCTCTGACGGCCCGGCCTGGTCCGGGCGCTGACCGGTACCGACGGCGGGCCCGGGCCTGCCGTAGAATTGAATAGCCCCCAGCCGCCACGGCCGGGGGCAACCATCCAGACCGAGAGCTGAGGAGTTCCACCGTGCCGAAAGAAAGTGGCCGTAAGGTAGTGGCCACCAACCGGAAGGCCCGGCATGACTACCATGTCCTCGACACCTACGAGGCCGGTATCGCCCTGATGGGGACGGAAGT
Protein-coding regions in this window:
- a CDS encoding peptidoglycan DD-metalloendopeptidase family protein, with the translated sequence MTELDRKARRLRTAGKGSRIVSAALALILAASLGASTPVAFADELEDKQAALEAEAARVQQSLEFVDAKIAKAAGDLVIYQGQLPAAQQALLEAQGRVASAVKEVEALAARVDLAQQNKAKITQQLESDKQKIADTKKLIGQIATQAYKSGGVPSNLTLFFGSKSGGSLTDTMDLADQAMRSQNSAMDKLSQQNATNVNSQARLQAVEAEIKDLKAKADAALAKEKAARDEAAAKKEQVDKLIADTTRINNELQAAKPGIQNQLSKVQAAQDAVAAEIVERDRKLREAWEAEQRRIAEAAAAAARAAGQAAQPYVPQVGPPSAFGLRHPFSADVPITSGFGWRATPPGTVDFYGSGGYMHTGIDFGASCGTPVYAPAAGTIVSAGWSNDGGGNNVKISHGVVQGNSLTTIYYHNSSVVVSLGQQVSQGQLIAYSGTTGNSTGCHSHFETWLNGQAVDPMILL